One region of Salvia miltiorrhiza cultivar Shanhuang (shh) chromosome 3, IMPLAD_Smil_shh, whole genome shotgun sequence genomic DNA includes:
- the LOC131017986 gene encoding putative wall-associated receptor kinase-like 16 has protein sequence MMVFEKFNNMQASILLIIFILASTPTLLLSSQNFPLAKLNCSDHCGDISIPFPFGTTEECSMSSNFRVTCNHTAIDPPKLFWEDSSIEITNISTHGQIKLLQSVAYDCYYSNGSRALNFSTWIELPTYFTVNNTANKFTIVGCNALAFVSGISRLGRSFKTGCTAMCSSEADLTEGECAGMGCCQTPIPRDLWRVEVEADSYSNYTDVWDFNNCSYAFVAEQTAFNFSKENLKNLYSIDTLPMVVDWVVGNQTCEELAGTNTTGYACVSANSICDNPQNGYGYRCRCNDGFEGNPYLHHGCIDIDECKTQNNCSKYASCINTQGNYTCSCPEEYNGDGIGDDGCKEKVDPKKQDMKTPYVVIGVASGVIALLLAIIFIHLELKRRSQNKTKRKLFLQNGGPMLQEKLARREASPEMVTIFSSSELEKATNNFHNSMIIGQGGFGTVYKGVLADRRTVAIKRSIRVDPTQIEQFINEVFILSQINHRNVVKLLGCCLETDVPHLVYEFITNGTLSSHLHNEAKARALDWNTRLKIAAETAGVLSYLHSSAATPIIHRDVKTDNILLDHTFTAKVADFGASKLVPIDLAQLSTMVQGTFGYLDPEYMQTNQLTEKSDVYSFGVVLLELVTGRRALSFDRPVEEKSLANYFLSVLKQDLLFEIVDDKIVGSANMEQISAVAKLAKECLNVRGEDRPSMKEVAMELEGLILRGKHSWARINVENEEEKEFLLPNDDGMSHFGNGDSSSSVGYDSISRDHILLPMNGGR, from the exons ATGATGGTATTTGAGAAATTCAACAATATGCAGGCCTCAATTCTgctcatcatcttcatcttggCCTCCACTCCAACACTACTACTCTCATCACAGAATTTCCCCTTAGCTAAGCTAAACTGCAGCGATCATTGCGGTGATATAAGCATCCCATTCCCTTTCGGCACCACAGAGGAGTGCAGCATGAGCAGCAATTTCAGGGTCACCTGCAACCACACAGCCATCGATCCCCCAAAGCTCTTCTGGGAGGACTCGTCAATCGAGATCACAAACATATCCACCCACGGCCAGATCAAATTGCTGCAGTCCGTAGCGTATGATTGCTATTATAGCAACGGTTCACGTGCTTTGAACTTCAGTACGTGGATAGAGCTCCCTACATATTTCACGGTGAATAATACTGCGAATAAGTTCACTATCGTGGGGTGTAACGCCTTGGCCTTTGTTTCCGGGATCAGTAGGCTCGGCCGCAGCTTCAAGACGGGCTGCACCGCCATGTGCAGTAGCGAGGCTGATCTCACGGAAGGGGAGTGTGCCGGCATGGGTTGTTGCCAGACTCCCATCCCCCGAGATTTGTGGAGGGTGGAAGTTGAGGCGGATAGTTATTCCAACTATACCGATGTTTGGGACTTCAACAACTGCAGTTATGCCTTTGTTGCTGAGCAGACTGCCTTCAATTTTTCTAAGGAGAATCTCAAAAACTTATACAGCATTGACACCCTTCCTATGGTTGTTGATTGGGTCGTTGGGAATCAGACGTGCGAGGAGCTGGCCGGGACCAACACTACCGGCTATGCTTGCGTGAGTGCAAACTCTATTTGCGACAATCCGCAAAACGGCTATGGTTATCGCTGTCGTTGCAACGACGGATTTGAAGGAAATCCTTACCTTCACCATGGATGTATAG ATATTGATGAATGCAAGACTCAAAATAATTGCAGCAAGTATGCGTCCTGCATAAATACACAAGGGAATTACACTTGTTCTTGTCCTGAGGAATACAATGGTGATGGAATAGGTGATGATGGCTGCAAGGAGAAGGTTGACCCAAAGAAGCAGGATATGAAGACTCCTTATGTCGTGATTG GAGTTGCCTCTGGGGTCATTGCCCTACTACTTGCTATCATTTTCATCCACTTGGAACTCAAGAGAAGATCACAGAATAAGACCAAGCGAAAACTCTTCCTTCAAAACGGAGGGCCTATGTTGCAAGAGAAACTAGCGAGGAGAGAAGCCTCACCGGAGATGGTGACGATTTTCAGCTCATCAGAGCTAGAAAAGGCCACCAACAACTTCCACAACAGTATGATCATTGGTCAAGGCGGGTTTGGCACCGTCTACAAAGGCGTGTTAGCAGACAGAAGAACAGTTGCAATCAAGAGGTCTATAAGAGTTGATCCCACCCAAATCGAGCAGTTCATCAACGAGGTCTTCATTCTGTCTCAAATCAACCACAGGAATGTAGTTAAGCTGCTTGGTTGCTGCCTCGAAACCGATGTTCCCCATCTAGTTTACGAGTTCATCACCAATGGCACCCTTTCCTCACACCTGCACAACGAGGCTAAAGCTCGTGCTCTTGATTGGAACACGCGTCTGAAGATTGCTGCAGAAACTGCAGGGGTCCTCTCGTATCTGCACTCTTCAGCGGCTACTCCGATCATACATAGGGATGTCAAGACGGACAACATCCTTTTAGACCATACTTTCACAGCAAAGGTTGCAGATTTTGGAGCTTCAAAGTTGGTTCCTATTGATCTCGCGCAGCTTTCCACTATGGTGCAAGGGACTTTTGGATACCTCGACCCGGAATACATGCAGACGAACCAGCTGACAGAGAAGAGCGATGTTTATAGCTTCGGAGTAGTCCTCTTGGAGCTAGTCACGGGGCGGAGGGCATTGAGTTTTGATAGGCCAGTAGAGGAGAAGAGTTTAGCCAACTATTTCCTTTCTGTACTAAAACAGGACCTTTTGTTTGAAATTGTTGATGATAAAATAGTGGGTTCGGCAAATATGGAGCAAATATCTGCAGTTGCTAAGCTTGCGAAAGAGTGCTTGAACGTGAGAGGCGAAGATAGGCCTAGTATGAAGGAGGTAGCAATGGAACTCGAAGGGCTGATACTGCGAGGCAAGCACTCATGGGCAAGAATAAATGTAGAGAATGAAGAAGAGAAGGAGTTTTTGCTTCCAAATGATGATGGAATGAGTCACTTTGGTAATGGTGATAGCAGCTCAAGTGTGGGATATGATAGTATCTCCAGAGATCATATTCTTTTACCAATGAATGGAGGAAGATGA